The Arachis hypogaea cultivar Tifrunner chromosome 16, arahy.Tifrunner.gnm2.J5K5, whole genome shotgun sequence genome contains a region encoding:
- the LOC112754591 gene encoding bifunctional aspartate aminotransferase and glutamate/aspartate-prephenate aminotransferase-like, with product MCTLSSHMQGAFYLFIDFSYYYGKEAEGFGRIDDSESLCRYLLDKGQYLAWLGEGSIDCPWIETRPLKESESGETLSAATWEV from the exons ATGTGTACTCTTTCTTCCCACATGCAGGGGGCATTTTATCTATTCATTGATTTCAGCTACTACTATGGAAAAGAAGCTGAAGGATTTGGTAGAATTGATGATTCGGAGTCCCTTTGTCGATATCTTTTGGATAAGGGCCAG TATTTGGCATGGTTAGGAGAAGGGAGCATTGATTGCCCTTGGATAGAAACAAGGCCGCTAAAAGAGAGTGAATCCGGTGAAACACTATCAGCTGCAACGTGGGAG GTATGA